The Candidatus Oleimmundimicrobium sp. genomic interval CGCGCAGCGTGCGGCTTGCGGCCAGTGTCTCGCGCGCGGGCGGGGTTTCCGCGGCAAACGGCACCGCGCGCACCGGGAAGCGCTCGCCCCACTGGCGCGCGGGGCCGAGGTCGATGTGGATGAAGCCCGAGCGCGGGTAGAAGCCAAACCCAAGAAACCCCACTTCGCGGGCCGCCGCCTCGAACGCCACCGGGTCATGGTTCGACATTGCGATATCGAAGGCCGTGCCGTCCATGTGCTTCGAGCGCGGCGCCCCGCCGACATTTCGGTTGTGCTCGGGCGAGCGATAGGCCGAGCGGACGATCAGCGGCTTGCCCAGCCGGTCGCGCAGGGCCTGCAGCTTGTCCAGCGCTTCCGGGTGCAACTTCAGCTGGCCGGTGCCGCGGCAGGCGATCTCGGCGGGCGAGAAGTTCCGCCAGCGCCAGAGACACTCGGGCACATCGCGGAAATGGCGGAAGCTGCGGATGGGGTCGGACATGAGGCGTCTCCTTGGGGTGATGGGCATGCGGAAGGGGCCGTCGTGCGCAGGCGCGGCGGATGGGCTGTCAATGTTGCGAGTTGGGCAGGCTGCCAGCGTTGGCTTGCGGACCGGTGGCCAGAGCGGGCGCTGGGCTGTGCGACTGCCTGGCGTCAATCTCCGTTCTTGCGCTGAAACGCGGCGAAGATCAGGTTGCGCATGTCGTGGATGTCGCGCTCGATCCTGGCGAGGCGGTCGTGGTCGATCTTGCGATCCTCGTCGCGGCGCTTCTCGATGCGCGCGCGCTCTTCAGCCAGCTCCTGCTCAAGCTTGTGCAGCAGCGCCTCGTTCGTGAATGCCTTGCGCGTCACGGCGGTCGCCAACCCGGCGATGAAGGTGAACCAGACGCCGATGGCGGCGGCGATGCCATGATCGCGGAAAGCCTGCGCGATCTGCTCGAAGAGGGAAGATTGCTGCGTCATGCCGACAGGATCCCGACTTCGTTCGGCAGCGTCAGATCGCTCCAGGGGGTGCCATCGACCGGATTGACTGCCCAGCTGGAATAGACCGGCACCGGCGCCAGGCTGGGCACTGTCACCGGGGCGGCGTCATGGCTCACGCCACTCATGCGCAGGAAGCCGGCCGTAGCGTCGGGTCCATCCGTACCCGCTTGCGCGATCTGCTTGAGATGCACGCCCGCGATGGCCGAGACCGAGGCCGGGCCGGTCGGGCCAGTGAGCGAGAAGGACATGCGCTGTCCCGCTGCGGTGCTGGCAACCCGCGTGGCGACGTC includes:
- a CDS encoding D-Ala-D-Ala carboxypeptidase family metallohydrolase; amino-acid sequence: MSDPIRSFRHFRDVPECLWRWRNFSPAEIACRGTGQLKLHPEALDKLQALRDRLGKPLIVRSAYRSPEHNRNVGGAPRSKHMDGTAFDIAMSNHDPVAFEAAAREVGFLGFGFYPRSGFIHIDLGPARQWGERFPVRAVPFAAETPPARETLAASRTLRGTGAAGAATVGAAGVEVAQEVLTEAQGAVLPLVPYLDSLRWLFIALALGGIAVAVWARLDDWKKGLR